The Medicago truncatula cultivar Jemalong A17 chromosome 4, MtrunA17r5.0-ANR, whole genome shotgun sequence genome includes a region encoding these proteins:
- the LOC112416582 gene encoding ring-infected erythrocyte surface antigen-like has product MEDDEIPQEAHMVATINEEDSLKIDSVGDVSLQKDVDNVAEKEHHKVDKPHNVEENPLDKDQRVEENTKQVAQEIDEDTQEVAKILASKMMNFNTDVFQDAQETIQIVQETSETKDQNVQVSVDHNVQQNDRDVEATQSKKLKLQSSSLCFQAR; this is encoded by the exons ATGGAAGATGATGAGATACCTCAAGAGGCTCATATGGTTGCTACAATCAATGAAGAAGACAGTCTGAAGATTGACTCAGTTGGTGATGTATCTCTTCAAAAAGACGTTGACAATGTTGCTGAAAAAGAACATCATAAGGTTGACAAACCTCATAATGTTGAAGAAAACCCTCTTGACAAAGATCaaagagttgaagaaaatactAAGCAAGTTGCTCAAGAAATTGATGAAGATACTCAGGAAGTTGCAAAAATATTGGCTTCTAAGATGATGA ACTTCAACACTGATGTGTTTCAAGATGCTCAGGAAACAATTCAGATTGTTCAAGAAACATCTGAAACtaaagatcagaatgttcaagtgTCTGTAGATCATAATGTTCAGCAAAATGATCGTGATGTTGAAGCTACTCAATCCAAAAAgttgaagcttcaaagttcATCCCTCTGTTTTCAAGCAAGGTAG